A window of Argonema galeatum A003/A1 contains these coding sequences:
- a CDS encoding phycocyanobilin:ferredoxin oxidoreductase — protein MPETLKPSLREQQHPLIRQLADCIESTWKSFLDLEPYHLPAELGYVEGRLEGEKLTIENRCYQSPQFRKMHLELAKVGANLDILHCVMFPRPEYALPMFGTDLVGGRGQISAAIVDLSSTNRDLTLPDGYREGLAALPAANFSQPRELPEWGDIFSEFCLFIRPGSAEEEAQFLDRVKAFLEIHCQQALALEPVSSEEELENILAGQRYYCTKQQKNDKTRRVLEKAFGLEWAENYMSTVLFDFV, from the coding sequence ATGCCAGAAACTTTAAAACCTTCCCTGCGCGAACAACAACATCCCCTGATTCGCCAGTTAGCTGACTGCATCGAGTCTACCTGGAAAAGCTTCCTCGACCTAGAACCCTACCACCTGCCAGCTGAATTGGGATATGTGGAAGGACGACTGGAAGGAGAAAAACTGACCATTGAAAACCGATGCTACCAGTCACCGCAATTTCGCAAAATGCACCTGGAATTGGCAAAAGTTGGTGCAAATCTGGATATTTTGCATTGCGTGATGTTTCCCCGTCCCGAATACGCCTTGCCGATGTTTGGCACCGACTTGGTGGGAGGACGGGGACAAATTAGTGCGGCGATCGTAGATTTATCCTCCACAAACCGCGACCTCACCTTGCCAGACGGATATAGAGAAGGTCTCGCCGCCCTACCTGCTGCAAACTTCTCTCAACCCCGCGAACTTCCCGAATGGGGTGATATTTTCTCCGAATTTTGCCTATTTATCAGACCTGGTAGTGCAGAGGAAGAAGCCCAATTTCTCGATCGCGTCAAAGCATTTTTAGAGATTCACTGTCAGCAAGCTTTAGCCCTAGAGCCAGTCTCATCAGAAGAGGAGCTAGAGAACATTCTCGCCGGTCAACGCTACTACTGCACCAAACAGCAGAAAAACGACAAAACTCGGCGAGTCCTGGAAAAAGCTTTTGGCCTCGAATGGGCCGAAAATTACATGAGTACAGTTCTATTCGACTTCGTTTAG
- a CDS encoding APC family permease, which translates to MKRTIDWKEAFWLGAGVLPSILVAIGAMAAIVGTPSILVWTLSTAIGFMQLFLYAELAAIFPNKTGGASIYGAVAWLRYGKIFAPINVWCYWITWSGALAVTAALAGNYIVTAFLADTPLAKFSITLLDLSGILPGITFKLNGIILCSAVILLLAFYMQHRGILQTAKIQFALALLSLIPLLLLAIVPLLTGKINPANFLPFIPQNTTSWLSGTAFTLMMGGLFIGGYITYGAEIAVCYVSEFKDPVKDTLKAIIVLGAVAAACFIIFPFTFLGVLGMSNITDPAFIGGDPQAAVVKLAEVTFGGGSGKLLTLMLILALILGIVTPMSGSSRTLYQASIDGLFPKFLSKLNKHGAPTRAMWADLIFNMVLLSLGNPIFVIAACNVAYLLCVFMNLNAVWMLRRQLPNQPRAFRAPDWLVYWGGPILSLLNLSFIIFGANVFDPNALWYGLGAIAIIFPIFYYRHYIVDKGVWPESARKDLEISEET; encoded by the coding sequence ATGAAGAGAACTATAGATTGGAAAGAAGCTTTTTGGCTTGGCGCTGGTGTATTACCATCGATTTTGGTGGCCATAGGCGCAATGGCGGCAATTGTAGGCACGCCATCGATACTTGTCTGGACGCTATCAACTGCGATCGGTTTCATGCAACTCTTTTTATACGCCGAGCTGGCGGCTATCTTTCCGAACAAGACGGGAGGAGCTTCTATCTACGGCGCAGTCGCATGGCTTCGCTACGGCAAGATTTTTGCCCCCATCAATGTTTGGTGCTATTGGATCACTTGGTCTGGGGCGCTGGCAGTTACAGCGGCGCTGGCAGGAAATTACATCGTGACTGCTTTTTTGGCAGATACGCCATTGGCGAAGTTCTCCATCACCCTGCTCGACCTTTCAGGGATATTGCCGGGAATCACCTTCAAGCTCAACGGGATCATCCTGTGTAGTGCGGTAATTCTGCTGCTGGCGTTTTATATGCAGCATAGGGGTATCCTCCAAACGGCAAAGATACAGTTTGCGCTGGCGCTTCTATCTTTGATTCCATTGCTCCTGCTTGCGATCGTACCGTTGCTCACCGGCAAAATCAATCCAGCCAACTTTCTACCTTTCATTCCACAAAACACAACCAGTTGGTTGAGCGGTACTGCCTTCACTCTGATGATGGGTGGGTTGTTCATCGGAGGCTATATTACCTACGGGGCTGAAATTGCAGTCTGTTACGTGAGCGAATTTAAAGACCCCGTAAAGGATACCTTGAAAGCTATTATCGTACTTGGGGCAGTTGCAGCTGCCTGCTTTATTATTTTCCCCTTCACTTTTTTAGGAGTGTTGGGGATGAGTAATATTACCGATCCAGCTTTTATCGGCGGAGATCCCCAAGCGGCAGTCGTCAAACTAGCAGAGGTTACCTTTGGGGGTGGATCTGGCAAATTGCTGACGCTGATGCTGATTTTAGCGTTGATCTTGGGAATTGTCACACCCATGTCTGGCAGTTCCAGAACTTTATATCAGGCTTCAATAGATGGTTTATTCCCCAAGTTTTTGAGTAAGCTAAACAAGCATGGTGCCCCCACCAGAGCTATGTGGGCTGACCTGATCTTTAACATGGTTTTACTGAGTTTGGGGAACCCAATTTTTGTCATCGCAGCCTGCAATGTGGCGTACCTCCTCTGCGTCTTTATGAATTTGAATGCAGTCTGGATGCTGCGAAGACAATTGCCTAACCAGCCCCGTGCTTTCCGCGCTCCCGATTGGCTTGTTTATTGGGGGGGGCCAATTCTATCTTTACTCAATTTATCCTTCATAATCTTTGGAGCTAATGTTTTCGATCCAAATGCTCTGTGGTATGGACTGGGTGCGATCGCAATTATTTTTCCCATCTTCTACTACAGGCACTATATAGTTGATAAAGGTGTGTGGCCGGAGAGTGCCCGAAAGGATTTAGAGATTTCTGAAGAGACTTAA